The Afipia massiliensis genome has a segment encoding these proteins:
- the hpnD gene encoding presqualene diphosphate synthase HpnD: MTAADATSQVTPEGSASGSSFYAAMRILPREQREAMFQIYSFCRQVDDIADSDGPRPDRLKALDQWRRDIDALYAGHPPQHLHDYVSSVKRFGLRRDDFIAIIDGMEMDVPADIRAPDARTLDLYCDRVASAVGRLSVRVFGLGEDDGILLAHHLGRALQLTNILRDIDEDAGLGRLYLPREDLNAAGVMSNDPLVVASDPRLPRVCEGILKQARDHFAKSNDIMARNSRRVVRAPKIMSEYYHAILEKLVERGFALPRKPVKLSKAAKIFILIRYAFI, from the coding sequence ATGACCGCTGCTGACGCCACATCGCAAGTTACGCCCGAAGGTTCCGCCTCCGGCAGTTCGTTCTATGCAGCGATGCGTATTCTGCCGCGCGAGCAGCGCGAGGCGATGTTCCAGATCTACAGCTTCTGCCGTCAGGTCGATGACATCGCCGATTCCGACGGGCCACGCCCCGATCGGCTGAAAGCGCTGGATCAGTGGCGGCGCGATATCGATGCGCTTTATGCCGGACATCCGCCGCAGCATCTGCACGACTATGTGTCGTCGGTGAAGCGGTTTGGTCTGCGCCGCGATGATTTTATCGCCATTATCGACGGCATGGAGATGGACGTGCCCGCCGACATCCGTGCGCCGGATGCGCGGACGCTTGACCTTTACTGCGACCGGGTTGCGAGTGCGGTCGGACGACTGTCGGTGCGGGTGTTCGGTCTTGGAGAAGACGACGGAATCCTGCTGGCGCACCACCTCGGCCGTGCCCTTCAACTGACCAATATTCTGCGCGACATTGATGAGGACGCCGGTCTCGGTCGGCTTTACCTGCCGCGCGAAGACCTCAACGCCGCCGGTGTCATGTCGAACGATCCGTTGGTGGTCGCATCCGATCCGCGGCTGCCGCGCGTGTGCGAGGGTATTTTAAAGCAGGCGCGGGATCACTTCGCCAAGTCGAACGACATCATGGCGCGCAATTCACGCCGCGTGGTTCGCGCGCCGAAAATCATGTCGGAATATTACCACGCGATTCTCGAAAAGCTGGTTGAGCGTGGTTTCGCGTTGCCGCGCAAGCCGGTCAAGCTCAGCAAGGCAGCAAAGATTTTCATTCTCATTCGGTACGCATTTATCTGA
- the hpnC gene encoding squalene synthase HpnC, producing MTTAGELRSGKGHKDENFPVASWIIHPRHRALILAFYNFVRTGDDVADHASLAPQDKLDKLDLLEAELLGKGDSQPEAVALRAAFAERAMSPKHAQDLLNAFRLDVTKLRYENWDELIHYCSLSAMPVGRFMLDVHGEDRSTWAASDAICAALQINNHLQDCGKDYLDLDRVYIPRDALAAAGATVEMLGEGHAPPALLKCLQDLARRTEALLNKGRSLPAQVKDTRLGLEIAVIDAFADRIVNLLKVRDPLSERVHLSKQQMLGVALSAMARALYQRATGQTPVVRHVSGA from the coding sequence ATGACAACAGCAGGCGAATTGCGTTCAGGCAAAGGCCATAAGGACGAGAACTTTCCGGTCGCGTCGTGGATCATTCATCCGCGCCATCGCGCGCTGATTCTTGCGTTCTACAACTTCGTGCGCACCGGTGACGACGTTGCCGATCATGCGTCGCTTGCGCCTCAGGACAAGCTCGACAAGCTTGATTTGCTGGAGGCTGAATTGCTCGGCAAGGGCGACAGCCAGCCTGAAGCCGTGGCGTTGCGGGCTGCATTTGCCGAGCGCGCAATGTCGCCGAAGCATGCGCAGGATTTGCTGAACGCCTTTCGTCTCGATGTCACCAAGCTGCGTTACGAGAACTGGGACGAACTGATCCATTACTGCTCGCTCTCGGCGATGCCGGTTGGCCGCTTCATGCTGGATGTCCACGGCGAGGACCGTTCGACCTGGGCGGCGTCCGATGCGATCTGCGCGGCTTTGCAGATCAACAACCACCTGCAGGATTGCGGGAAGGACTATCTCGACCTCGACCGCGTCTATATCCCGCGCGACGCGCTTGCCGCCGCCGGTGCGACAGTGGAGATGCTCGGCGAGGGGCACGCGCCGCCGGCCTTGCTGAAATGCCTGCAAGATCTGGCGCGCCGGACTGAAGCGCTTCTGAACAAGGGGCGTTCGCTTCCCGCTCAGGTGAAGGATACGCGCCTCGGGCTGGAGATTGCCGTGATCGATGCCTTCGCCGACAGGATCGTCAATCTGCTGAAGGTCCGCGATCCGTTGAGCGAGCGCGTTCACCTCTCCAAGCAGCAGATGCTGGGCGTTGCGCTGTCCGCCATGGCGCGCGCCCTGTACCAGCGTGCGACCGGGCAGACGCCGGTCGTTCGTCATGTTTCCGGCGCGTGA